A region of the Melioribacteraceae bacterium 4301-Me genome:
CTAATTCAAATCTTTCATAAAATGCTGTTCGTTGTGAACAATAGAACACGGACAACACGGATTACACGGACCTGCCTTTCAAACTACTTGTACGTTGGGTAGGTTTTCACGGACTTTTTATCCGCCTTCTATCAAAAAGATCTATTAGAAATTTTATTTAGAAATGAAAATGCTGATTTCAGAGCTCACAGTAATTCTTGATTAGTTGTAAAAACTTATAAAAATCAGCTAAATGATTATGCATTATATCAACCAGTATATTTGGGTCTAATGATAGGTATTCATGTGTAAGTCTGTTTCTAAAACCAGCCATTTGGATTAATAATTGTTTATCCTCTTTAGATATAATTTTATGTTTTGCAAGTATTTCTGGAATGTCTGTATAATAGTCCCAATTTTCTTTGAAATCTGCAGCAACTATATGTGTTAGCATATCAAATAAATTTT
Encoded here:
- a CDS encoding DUF86 domain-containing protein; translation: MPDKEIIEKRISTFIADLENLKKHRNVTLEEVRQSRDLVWMLERGIYLLIQNLFDMLTHIVAADFKENWDYYTDIPEILAKHKIISKEDKQLLIQMAGFRNRLTHEYLSLDPNILVDIMHNHLADFYKFLQLIKNYCEL